A region from the Oncorhynchus masou masou isolate Uvic2021 unplaced genomic scaffold, UVic_Omas_1.1 unplaced_scaffold_8744, whole genome shotgun sequence genome encodes:
- the LOC135539196 gene encoding nucleolar transcription factor 1-A-like, which translates to MAKKGSNVPEKPRTPQQLWYSHEKKAFLKTHADATTKDIKDSLGKQWTQLSDKKRLKWIAKSLEMHKAYEEVMKGFIETHPELNMSNEDIVKSTLTKAERHLKDKSDGRPDKPPPNGYSMFCAELMSSMKDVPSTERMVMCSQQWKLLKQNEKDGYQKRCEQRKKEYEVEMNRFLCVSLFFYMYVCVYI; encoded by the exons ATGGCAAAGAAAGGTTCTAATGTGCCAGAGAAACCCAGGACGCCTCAGCAGCTATGGTACAGTCACGAGAAGAAGGCCTTCCTCAAAACACACGCAGAC GCGACCACCAAAGACATTAAAGACAGTCTTGGGAAGCAGTGGACACAGCTGTCAGACAAAAAGAGACTTAAGTGGATTGCCAAGTCCCTGGAGATGCACAAAGCATATGAG GAGGTGATGAAGGGCTTCATTGAGACTCACCCAGAGCTCAACATGAGCAACGAGGACATCGTCAAGTCCACCCTTACCAAGGCTGAGAGACATCTGAAGGACAAATCTGATGGCAGGCCAGACAAACCACCCCC GAATGGTTACTCCATGTTCTGTGCTGAGTTgatgtccagtatgaaggatgtGCCCAGTACAGAGCGCATGGTCATGTGCAGCCAGCAGTGGAAGCTGCTGAAACAGAACGAGAAGGACGGCTACCAGAAACGCTGCGAGCAG agaaagaaagaatacGAAGTCGAAATGAACCGGTTTCTTTGTGTAAGTTTGTTTTtctacatgtatgtgtgtgtctatatatag